A single genomic interval of Lathyrus oleraceus cultivar Zhongwan6 chromosome 7, CAAS_Psat_ZW6_1.0, whole genome shotgun sequence harbors:
- the LOC127105792 gene encoding AP-3 complex subunit delta encodes MAGSSSSSIMDNLFQRTLDDLIKSMRLQLLTESSFITKSIEDIRREIKSTDPQTKSTALQKLTYLSAIHGVDMSWAAFHVVEVMSSSLFSHKRIGYHAASVSFHDQTPVLLLITNQLRKDLSSTNHFHASLALHCLSTIATLDLARDLTPDLFNLLSSSRVFIRNRAIAVVLRVFDKYPDAVRVCFKRLVENLESSDPQVVTAVVGVFCELSCKDPRSYLPLAPEFYRILVDSKNNWVLIKVLKIFARLAPLEPRLGKRIVEPICEHIRRSGAKSLVFECVRTVITSLSDHESAVKLAVSKIRELLVDQDPNLRYLGLHALSVAAPKHLWAVLENKDAVVKSLDDEDSNIKIESLRLLMAMVSESNVVEISRVLLNYALKSDPEFCNEILGSILTTCGRNVYEIIVDFDWYVSLLGEMATIPHCQKGEEIENQLTDIGMRVKDARLQLVRVARDLLIDPALLGNVYLHRILCASAWVAGEYVELASNPLELIDALVQPRANLLPPSFRAVYINSVLKVLSFCLDCYINQDEGTASSYCSNFAGRHSEMSDVKKDTETPELAATCESSTYEQDEDFNPRHSTAESSDDLSVENGIDRVVTRFSKRNFTHESVVSLLNRIESIFGSLTANQDVEVLERARNILAFVQLIKADIIDNSGQNVDKKYTQVSTVIKSIRDAFSMELGPVSVSAQGRVAVPDGLVLKENLDDLKAICGDTEPPSSSSFYAGGPHFGTTLDASSSNPLKNAESGPSNESTSLLEHRKRHGLYYLASDKSETIPDDYPPANDPKSNSNEADELAKLTEQSLLLRKKTNQMKSRPVVVKLDDGDVAPIPYKRPEPRDSSLSGAIKEALLGSETHQSLSLDKSSTKRKGKKKQGTNIPSEMKENLGDAEKLDPENLNSSSKSKERRRRGKEKIVEGEESDQRGKKKSSHRHGRHKTHQRANSPLNVVSQTPVIPDFLL; translated from the coding sequence ATGGCGggttcttcatcttcttccatcATGGACAATCTCTTCCAACGAACCCTCGACGATCTCATCAAATCCATGCGCCTCCAACTCCTCACCGAATCATCTTTCATCACTAAATCAATCGAAGACATCCGCCGCGAAATCAAATCCACCGATCCCCAAACCAAATCCACCGCTCTGCAAAAACTCACCTACCTCTCCGCCATCCACGGCGTCGACATGTCATGGGCCGCCTTCCATGTCGTCGAGGTAATGTCATCTTCTCTCTTCTCTCACAAACGAATCGGTTACCACGCCGCGTCGGTTTCATTTCACGATCAAACTCCGGTTCTTCTTCTTATTACTAACCAGCTTCGGAAAGACCTTTCTTCAACCAACCACTTTCATGCTTCACTCGCGCTTCATTGTTTATCGACTATCGCTACTCTCGACCTCGCGCGTGATCTTACGCCCGATCTTTTCAATTTGTTATCGTCTTCTAGGGTTTTTATTAGGAATAGAGCTATTGCTGTTGTTTTGAGGGTTTTTGATAAGTATCCTGATGCTGTCAGGGTTTGCTTTAAACGGTTGGTTGAGAATCTGGAAAGTTCGGATCCTCAGGTTGTTACTGCTGTTGTTGGAGTTTTTTGTGAACTTAGTTGTAAGGATCCAAGGTCGTATCTTCCTTTGGCGCCGGAGTTTTATAGGATTTTGGTTGATTCTAAGAATAATTGGGTTCTTATTAAGGTTTTGAAGATTTTTGCTAGGTTGGCTCCTTTGGAACCTAGGTTAGGGAAGAGGATTGTTGAACCTATTTGTGAGCATATTAGGAGATCTGGAGCGAAATCGCTTGTTTTTGAATGTGTGAGGACTGTGATCACTAGCTTGAGTGATCATGAGTCTGCTGTTAAGTTGGCAGTTTCGAAAATTAGGGAGTTGTTGGTTGATCAGGATCCTAATCTTAGGTATCTTGGTTTGCACGCGCTATCGGTTGCTGCACCGAAGCATTTGTGGGCTGTTTTGGAGAATAAGGATGCTGTGGTTAAATCTTTGGATGATGAAGATTCGAATATTAAAATTGAGTCCTTGCGGTTGTTGATGGCTATGGTCTCTGAGAGCAATGTGGTGGAGATATCTAGGGTGTTGCTTAATTATGCATTGAAATCTGATCCAGAGTTTTGCAATGAGATCTTGGGTTCTATTTTAACCACGTGTGGGAGGAATGTTTATGAGATCATTGTTGATTTTGATTGGTATGTATCTCTTTTGGGGGAAATGGCGACAATTCCTCATTGCCAAAAGGGTGAAGAAATTGAGAATCAGCTTACTGATATTGGCATGAGAGTGAAGGATGCTAGGTTGCAGCTTGTTCGGGTTGCTCGTGATTTGTTGATTGATCCTGCACTGCTGGGTAATGTGTACTTGCATAGGATATTGTGTGCTTCTGCTTGGGTTGCTGGAGAGTATGTAGAGCTTGCGAGCAATCCACTTGAACTCATTGATGCTCTCGTACAGCCTCGGGCCAATCTATTGCCACCATCATTTAGAGCAGTTTATATCAATTCTGTTCTTAAGGTATTAAGTTTTTGTCTGGACTGTTACATTAATCAAGATGAAGGTACTGCATCCTCATATTGTAGCAATTTTGCTGGTAGACATTCGGAAATGTCCGATGTAAAAAAAGACACTGAAACTCCTGAATTAGCGGCAACATGTGAAAGTTCAACTTATGAACAGGATGAGGACTTTAACCCAAGGCATTCAACTGCTGAATCTTCTGACGACCTGTCTGTTGAAAACGGCATAGATAGAGTTGTTACTCGTTTTTCGAAGAGAAATTTCACACATGAATCTGTTGTAAGCCTATTAAATCGAATTGAATCAATTTTTGGTTCGCTAACAGCAAATCAGGATGTTGAAGTACTAGAGAGAGCGCGAAACATACTTGCATTTGTACAGTTAATTAAAGCTGACATAATTGATAACTCTGGTCAGAATGTGGACAAGAAGTATACTCAGGTTTCAACTGTTATCAAATCGATCCGCGATGCCTTTTCCATGGAACTTGGTCCAGTTTCAGTAAGTGCACAGGGAAGAGTTGCTGTACCAGATGGTTTAGTTCTTAAAGAGAATCTTGATGACTTAAAAGCAATATGTGGTGATACTGAGCCACCTTCGTCAAGTTCATTTTACGCAGGAGGTCCTCATTTTGGCACTACTTTGGATGCGTCTTCGTCTAATCCCCTGAAAAACGCTGAATCAGGGCCATCAAACGAGTCTACATCCTTGCTTGAACACCGTAAGCGGCATGGATTGTATTACCTTGCTTCAGATAAAAGTGAGACTATTCCAGATGATTATCCTCCAGCAAATGACCCCAAGTCAAACAGTAATGAAGCTGATGAGCTAGCCAAGTTGACAGAGCAATCACTTCTTTTGAGGAAAAAGACAAATCAAATGAAGTCCAGGCCTGTAGTTGTGAAATTGGATGATGGAGATGTAGCACCAATTCCATACAAAAGGCCAGAGCCAAGGGACAGTTCCCTTTCTGGTGCCATAAAAGAAGCTCTTCTAGGAAGTGAAACCCACCAGAGTTTGTCTCTTGATAAGTCATCAACTAAGCGGAAAGGGAAGAAGAAACAAGGCACAAATATTCCATCTGAAATGAAAGAAAATCTAGGTGATGCAGAAAAGCTTGATCCTGAAAATCTCAATTCGAGTAGCAAAAGTAAAGAGAGAAGACGGAGAGGTAAAGAGAAGATTGTTGAAGGAGAAGAATCTGATCAGAGGGGAAAGAAAAAAAGCAGCCACCGCCATGGCAGGCATAAAACTCATCAAAGAGCCAATTCACCCTTAAATGTGGTTTCCCAAACACCAGTAATTCCAGATTTTCTGTTGTAG